A window from Plodia interpunctella isolate USDA-ARS_2022_Savannah chromosome 2, ilPloInte3.2, whole genome shotgun sequence encodes these proteins:
- the LOC128675923 gene encoding 17-beta-hydroxysteroid dehydrogenase 13-like yields MHFYYNFIFMSAKSIFTRSVGCLARRFRSLQEVWILPWWGSGGFANAPLWALDTLVLVAKLLSTCGMAIVRIVIPPVKKSLYGETVLITGAGNGIGRELAIQLAELGAIVVCWDCDSRRNNAVMDEIRSKDGECIGYTVDVTAREQVSAIAAAMRRRVTDVSMVISNAGALTCAPLMALKPEAVVKLVEINMLAHFWLIQAFLPSMIERRHGHIVAINSSAALMPYANMVPYTAAKFGLRGLMESISEELRLNTWTKNINTTSVYMSTVSTGVCPTTHRFTSWHKEVTAQDAAKIIIDGIRKNHKTICIPWFMKLFMDFLYILPYRIRIIFTDFFNFSHRGWFCFC; encoded by the exons atgcatttttattataattttatctttatgtctgctaaaagtatttttactcGTTCCGTTGGGTGTTTGGCGCGGAGGTTCAGGTCTTTGCAGGAGGTGTGGATACTGCCATGGTGGGGTAGTGGGGGGTTTGCCAATGCCCCCCTCTGGGCCTTGGACACGTTGGTGTTGGTGGCCAAGTTGCTGTCGACGTGTGGTATGGCGATTGTTAGGATAGTGATACCGCCGGTGAAGAAGAGTTTATATGGGGAAACTGTTTTA ATAACTGGTGCTGGCAACGGCATCGGTCGCGAGTTGGCGATCCAACTGGCGGAGCTTGGAGCCATAGTCGTCTGCTGGGACTGCGACTCCAGACGCAACAACGCTGTCATGGATGAGATCAGGAGCAAGGACGGCGAG TGTATAGGGTATACGGTGGACGTGACTGCGCGGGAGCAGGTGTCCGCGATCGCAGCAGCCATGCGCAGGAGAGTCACCGACGTGTCCATGGTCATCAGCAATGCTGGAGCTCTGACGTGCGCGCCGCTCATGGCTCTCAAGCCTGAGGCGGTGGTCAAGCTTGTGGAGATCAATATGTTGGCTCATTTCTGG CTAATCCAAGCATTCCTCCCGAGCATGATCGAGAGGCGTCACGGTCACATTGTGGCCATAAACTCGAGCGCAGCGTTAATGCCATACGCTAACATGGTGCCGTATACTGCGGCTAAATTTGGACTACGGG GACTGATGGAGTCAATCAGCGAGGAGCTACGCCTGAACACGTGGACTAAGAATATCAACACCACATCTGTTTACATGTCAACAGTGTCCACTGGGGTGTGTCCGACCACACACCGGTTCACCTCCTGGCATAAGGAGGTCACGGCTCAAGATGctgctaaaattattatcgatG GAATCCGCAAGAACCACAAAACAATCTGCATACCCTGGTTCATGAAGTTGTTCATGGACTTCCTTTACATTCTCCCATACCGCATAAGGATCATTTTCACTGATTTCTTCAATTTCAGTCATCGTGGATGGTTCTGTTTTTGCTAA
- the LOC128675922 gene encoding myoneurin-like gives MCERNDDIRNCCRICLDVESEHVSILGDPTIHLHLKSCLAISISPNDELPKVICSNCVTQLNDFYNFQLNARCSQDWLESTIQEKTRKFSEKTQIQPLPDSEYNSDSLLEFLNNTANIEEYLNNLGKEDIPSIVNLLDRNEKAMEAKSKLNKLPTPKKEYYANIQQHMNMEIDVLDSEAEVVNEILLKETEPKTKLGKNRENLVCIACKVKCENVHKLTQHITVCDSASRTCIHCHVLFDSKQQMLRHSVTHNMPLTCNCGKQFENEDKLVQHCTVDYGSTIGVVYRCKQCGGLFKERLELYKHAKVHVAKAEERVCDVCGLSFRGHDALSKHSKEHEKTKDLMYRCKVCKYTSEDRNKIYVHVKGHTKATSTKHLCETCGRCFATSTTLLRHVAQHQTIDYKCYICHQNLRNSKALEEHMSDHNDVIMCDKCGHNFSSRNLVTHKCT, from the exons atgtgtgaAAGAAATGATGATATTCGAAATTGCTGTAGAATTTGTTTAGATGTGGAGTCTGAGCACGTTTCTATCCTAGGAGATCCTACGATACACCTACACCTGAAGTCGTGCCTTGCCATTTCGATATCACCCAATGATGAGCTGCCGAAGGTAATCTGTTCGAACTGCGTCACTCAACTGAATGACTTCTACAATTTCCAACTGAATGCTAGATGTTCACAGGATTGGCTGGAATCTACAATTCAGGAAAAGACAAGAAAATTTTCTGAAAAGACTCAAATTCAACCTTTACCTGACTCTGAGTATAATTCAGATTCCTTACTCGAATTTCTTAATAACACTGCAAATAtagaagaatatttaaataatttaggcAAGGAAGACATTCCGtctattgtaaatttattagacAGGAATGAAAAGGCTATGGAAGCAAAATCGAAACTAAACAAACTACCAACACCAAAAAAGGAATATTATGCAAATATACAGCAACACATGAACATGGAAATAGATGTGTTAGATTCTGAAGCAGAAGTTGTTAATGAGATATTATTGAAAGAAACAGAACCAAAGACAAAGCTGGGGAAAAATAGGGAAAATCTTGTTTGTATTGCATGTAAGGTAAAATGTGAGAATGTGCATAAATTGACACAACATATCACAGTATGTGATAGCGCATCTCGAACTTGTATACATTGCCATGTGTTATTTGACTCTAAACAGCAAATGTTACGACATTCTGTGACACATAATATGCCTTTGACTTGTAACTGTGGAAAGCAGTTTGAAAATGAAGATAAGTTGGTACAGCATTGCACTGTTGACTATGGATCGACGATAGGAGTTGTGTACCGATGTAAGCAATGTGGAGGGCTGTTCAAAGAGAGGTTGGAACTGTATAAGCATGCTAAAGTACATGTAGCCAAGGCCGAAGAGAGAGTGTGTGATGTTTGTGGGCTCAGCTTCAGAGGGCATGATGCTCTGTCAAAACATAGCAAGGAACATGAGAAAACAAAAGATCTTATGTACAG ATGTAAAGTATGCAAATATACATCAGAAGACCGCAACAAGATATATGTCCATGTCAAAGGTCATACAAAAGCAACATCGACCAAACACCTTTGTGAAACATGCGGCCGTTGCTTCGCAACCTCTACTACCCTTCTAAGGCATGTGGCACAGCATCAAACCATagattataaatgttatatttgtcATCAAAACCTCCGCAATTCTAAAGCTTTAGAAGAACATATGTCTGATCATAATGATGTGATTATGTGCGACAAATGTGGACACAACTTTAGCAGCCGTAATTTAGTCACTCATAAATGCACATAA